The window AAAAATTTGGACACACAGAAGAGATAACTACAATACTACCAAGTCTGTCCTCTACCAAGTCTGTCTACTTGCTATATCGCTTTATACGAAATTTTTGCCTTACAATGCCAATCATGGCATTCGTTGCAgggcaaaaattatttgtttttgtaaaagAATTTACCCCCTGAAGCCTTGTCCTGGCTATTTGCAGATCCTGAGGTGGCAGCGATTGCTGTTATATCGTCACTCATCTTTTCTATCATTCTCTCTCTCGTCGTATTTCTCATTCAACATAGACAGCGGTAAGTGGTACACTTGCATGTATGGTTGTTAAGGTATTTTATTGTGGAACCTTAGTAGCCTGTGTAACTTTAGAAGCCTGTGGAACCTTAGTAGCCTGTGGAACCTTGGTAGCGAGTCTCATGTAGTCTTTGATTAATTGTAGAACAGTTTTAGACCGATAAAGCGCTACTCAAACAATATTTgtcaaaaatataataattataattaaaaggatataacaaaattatatatcaaaCGATAGACACTGTTGTGTAAAGAACGGTTTTCTTCCTCAAACTGAATAAAATGTGTGACGGGTATCATACCAGGTTTTGCTGACATGCCTTTCTTGCTTTCTGACACAAACAGGCTCCAAAGTAAactttgtaaatttaaaaaaagttaaaatcatGCTTAATAAAAAGATGATTATTTTTCATATCTATAAGTTTCAAGATAGTAACATAACACCTTTTGAACTAATATCACTGCATACTTCAGTCCTTTTTTTAGTTGAAAACTTTGTAATGGCGATGCAGTTGCCCAAATTATCTAGAGCAATGTGAAAATAAATCTTGGATATTTGTTGTGGTAGTTTTAAGTAACAAGCATGTTTGTGTTGGAGTTgctttgaaaaatttgtttgggagaaaaatatttctaaatacatgtattacaatTGGTCATTGATATTAGGTCAGTAAAATTGGAGGGCACCACATCATAACCTTAAAGCTGTTCGCAACAACAACGTATTGGTTTTTGTTTATGTCATCAAAGTTTCTTATCATGCAGCACTTAGTGGGTGAAGCATAACCCTCCTGGCTTGAGAACTGACATAATTATTAGAGTAGGTTGAGTTCCATGAAACAGCGCATTACAATGTGGGGCATGACTGCATCATCAGAAGTCGGCAGCAGTCATGTTCATCATCGTCTGTATTGTATTGTTCAGTCGCAACTCTCTCAAGAACGAGGGAGCTGAGGTGATTCAACTGGAAAAAGGTGGAGCGGGTGATGAGGCAGGCGAGAGTGTGTCATTTCTTCCTAACGATAGCGAAAAACGCTTTATTCATGTCCAGCCCGCAAACAAGGAGCATAATGTATTTGAGGCAGCTGGCAGCAGGCCAAATGATGGTTCGTATCACATTGTTAGACATTTCCCATATCCTGAACTTTAGATTTTTTGAGTACATCTGAATGCCATCATAAAAATGCATGCGGCCATTTTTTCAGTAATTCGTTGTATTCAGTTACTGTTACTGTTCGCGCAAGCACCATCTCCACCTGCTGGAATGAAAAAGCATTTTGATTGAGTCAACCAGCATTTATTAAACTGCTTTCCAAAACTTTTAGTTGtttctcttaaaatattttgatatagatactcaattaaacttgAAATATTGTAGAAGTATAACAACCATACCAGTTAACTCGCTGAAAATTTATTGGTTGCTATCAATTCAGTAGCCATATTTTTCAGCCATAGGAAAACAATAGACTTATTTTAAACAAACTATCATTCATTGATATGATAGTGACAGCGGGTTCACAGTCTATTGTAAATAACTACGATGAGCGATAGTGATCTCTCACTTATCGTAGTTGAAGGTCTGCACTGCCTGCGAAAAGTGAAAACtaaaggtacatgtatatcaacctACCTCTTTTTACATCAGCAGATAAGCCGCGTTTTGTAAATGGTGAGTTATTATTTGTAACAGATTTAATTGAGATATATCTTCTAATTTGGTTCACCAAACCGCTTTGCCTTAATAGAATAGTCAAAACATTAACGCTATCTTAACAATTCTGGTGAATGAGCTTCACTCATGTAGCTTTTGAGAAATCTAGCTTTGGTCATTAAGACTGGTAGGTTAATAGTCTCTATTTTTGTTTGTCTGAACCTCCTTCCGCGTGCATGCAAAAAGCTGCGTAGTGAAGATTCTGTGCTGAGGGCACTAAAGGTAAAAAGGAGGTTGTTAGGTCACTATAATAATGTTCTAATGTAGTTGTCATCAGGGATCTGCCTAGTTTTTATAACAATCAGCGATTTACTTTTAGAATGTTAGTATATTAACTTTATTGTTATTCCCTAGATTTACGGCTTTTAGCAGCAATGAAAGACGACTTATGACGAACATTATAGCGTCAAGACtattaatattttcattttaataaacaGCTTGGGATTTTAGTTAAAAACCATTCATTCATATTTTAATATACACCTTCGAATCTCTTTCCCATTGGTCTACATCGGAAGGAAGCTGAAAATTACATTTGTCTTACAGATAAGCTTGTGCTCTCATTAGGGGAAGGAAAAGTTACAGCTAGCTACTATCAAGCTGCCTCTAGTCCCTCGAGTGTTACCTCTAACACAGCAAGTGTCAGGCTTTCCCAACCTCCAGTCTCTCAAGGCATGCAGCCCAACAGTGTTGTAAGGGATAAAAACAATGGGTCAGACAAATCTCCTCCTTCCGTTGAGCCTCGTGAGAAAAGTGAACCCGGCGAGGGTAAGTTAGCCGGCGGTAGCTCAAGTTCTACCTCTTCAAGGACAGAATTAAACATACAAGTGGAGACGTCGGAAACTCACGTTGCATCATCTCTAAGGCTAAATGGCTCTGAGGAGCATTATGAGAATTCACCAGTTACTGAATCTTAACGCGGTTTATCAAGATCATGTTTCTCCCTTTCGAGGGGAGAGGTGGGTCATCCCCTACTCAGCTCAGATTCATATCAATGCAAAACATATAACCATACCTTCATTCAGGGATGTTAGATTTTTAACATTTACGTTATAATTCTTTGCAAGCATTAAAACCTAATGCTTGGAGATGCAACTCCTTTCAATATATTGATAAGCAGAATTGGTCTATAAATATCTAAAGCAGCAAAAGCTAACCCGCTAGGGTTCTGGTGTTGAACCGGTGAAAGTTAGGGTGGAAGTCTAACAGAATATGCAATGTTTACCTTCACTATAGTCTGAGAATTGTCTTTCATTCattattttttctgtttcatTTTATTGACTCATCATATTATTATGTATGTATTCATTAGTTTTAAATCATTATTTCATGGCAATGTTTTCATTCTGCGATTAGGCATACCGCCACTTCTCAAATGAGCTGCTTATCGGAATACTGATCAAGTTACACTTTGGGATTCATAGatactaatatatttaattcagtatagttttattttatcgAACACTCAAATTGAATTATTTGCTAGATCGTATTATCTATAAGTTCTTTAAGCTTTTGTTTCATATGCTATTGTAAATGATTTGCAACTTTACTTTCTTAAAACTTGGAAATATTGTTCACATAccatattatttgtttttgttgatatattttatgatgcattaattttacaatatttttgttgtcattatcttttatataatataaatgtcgGTAAATAATCAGTGGTTATATGATCATCATGGGTAAACATTGACAGTAAGTGGCATGTGATCACTATGAGTGGATAATTACAGTTGTCACGTGATCACTAAGAGGGGATAAACACAGTTATGTCACTAACCAAAGATAACAACAAGCAGGCAAAATTATAGCGATTGCAATAATTTTGAAGCATGTAAAGTCTAGAGTAGTTGAGTGGTAGACGTTTTATTAACAATAAGAGGTATATAAGCAAAGCCATTAATGTTGTAGTGTgctacttttatttttttaattctggTTAGTTGAatactaaaaactaaaaatcgTTTAATTTAATTTAGAGTTTGATATTAATAGTACGGTGAAGGTCGTTTAATTAAACTCATATAATTATCATTAGATATAAAATAAGCCTCATGGATTGAGCAATGCATCACATCGTCAATGTGAGTAGCTTTATTGAAACCTGGAAAATTTGCTGAGCTGAGTATTCACAAAATATTCAGGTTATAATGATTGTAGTCACATCCATAGTGTTTTAGGTTTATCAATAATATCCATAGGACCTTAGCTTTATCAATAATATCCATAGGGCCTTAGGTTTCATCAATGACATCCATAGGGCCTTAGCTTTATCAATGACATCCATATGGCCTCAGGTTTATCAATGACATCCATAGGGCCTTAGCTTTATCAATAATATCCATAGGGCCTTAGGTTTCATCAATGACATCCATAGGGCCTTAGCTTTATCAACGACATCCATATGGCCTCAGGTTTCATCAATGACATCCATAGGGTCTTAGCTTTATCAATAATATCCATAGAGCCTTAGGTTTCATTAAGAAGTAAATTTAAGTCAGCTACAAACAGAGCCAATAGAagctaattatttttaattacatttatTAATACCATGTAGTACTTTTGCAAAGTACTTCCTAGAACCTGTTAATAATGGCAATAGAATTGTTTCGCCCTCAAACAGTAGGTTTCTCAAGCTGACAAAGCTGTAAGGATAATTGGAGCTATATTATTTGGAGCTATAGGATCTACTCAAGCTCCAAATGAATGGATAATAGGTAATTCTTGCTACAAACTTGTTAAATGCTATAATTACACCTACTCATttcaattattaaatttttatttcacaagCCATGTTTGTTACAAGAACTGTATACAAGATGACGAAATACCTACTCCAACCTCCATGCGCAACggtattacatattatattggATGATTGCTAGGGTCAAagctattaaaaatatattttatgtataaccGCTTCTATTGTCATTAATTCTATGTTcgattatatattaacaatttGAATAGCCTTTTTCTTTATTGTGATTCAAACAGATGCAAGACAGGTACTTctggttgttattattgttctatgcatattaataaaataaatactgtaGTAAGTTAAAAATTGGCTGGTAAAATGCGTATCGAGTTTCATCTAGTGTATTTGGTTGTAACAGCACGAGTTGAGGACTACAATTGCACATAGCTCATTATTGGTAGTTGAAGATAGACGTCACTGGCTCCTTTATTTTACTGATACCGAGATTTCAAACTAGGTATTCCacacatttttatttacttGCAGTAAAACTTAATTGCATTGATAAATCATATTGCTAATTTCAGGTGAACCCAATAAAAATATCGAATAGAAATTTTTTAACCAGCAAGAACACTTACTAGTACATGGTATCCAACTCTTGATGCTTTGGATGTGTATTGTGGGCTAATAGCAACAGAGAACTTACTGCACCAACTGCTGCTGTTTCCTACCAACAACAGCCATTGGTAGCCACTGGTAATTTAACCCCTGGTAATCCTACTCATAGTAATAAGGCAACTCATTGTTACATGATTGCTTGTCAGCAGCTTTCGCAACACATTGCCAAGAGTTTTTCTATACGTTTTTAAACTGCTGACAAATCCGAAAAATCAATAATTGATATATTTGATATGATTACTAAAGAATGCGCACACGACCTAATTTTGGTGATCAATTAAAAACTCTAAAAATAGCTTCCAACAAAAATAATTCTAACAACAAATCAGGTGTTATGAGTTGACTTCTATCGCTATGACAACCTGAATCCACAAGATAGCGTCTGGAAAGAGTACACACTAGCTATCACAGTATTGCCATGAAAAATGACTTATACAGATATAGAAAACTAAAACAATTAAGTGTATGAAGGTTTGGTGATCAGGTGCGCCCAATACAAAATTCAGGAAACAATCAATAGATTTAGGAGCATAAGGCTCTAGATCATTAGTATTGAAACAAGATTTGCAGCACCAAACTTGGATATTTCGCAGAGCTGATTGCTAACATAGTCCTAAGGTAACATCACTACCATAAACAGATGCTAAATGTAACATGAAAACAATAGGAATAGCAGAATGAGATCTGTAAGCAAAGAGATACGCAGAGACTAGAGTTACTCCAGAAGCACAGGCTAAAGGTAAAAGTGTTATTTACTGCTCCCATCAGAGCTGTTGTTGGAGCTGTCTGTAGTGAACCTCAGAGTTTTCCGCTCATACAGACCTGTTAATAGATGTTATATCAACAAATAAGATTATTGTATCTATTAATCTTATGGTAGTAACTAATTAGCAAACATTGAAATGATCGACAAAGCAATACACAAAATCTAGGGAGGGTACAAATTGCTCCAGCATACCTGGACATAACAATTAGTTGGCAGTTGACTTTCTACcagtttatattaatataaaactaaagaGAGCTTAATTCCATTTCAAGATACTTGGACAGCAATGAAGTACTATGCATTAAGTTGCAAGGGAACACAAATCCTAATGAGAGATATTAACTTCATACCAAATAGGAACAAAAAGCTCATAAGCAGCCAAAATGAAACTATTTGGATTACTGAGTAAACTCTATACCCAGCCACCGAGAGGAAACTGTTTACTTTAGTCAAATTTAGTCAGTCACGGAAAAAATAGCTCTTCTTAGCTTGGGTCAGGGAGAACAACTCTTCATATAGCTAAAATACAAGTAGAGGGGCTCAATGTGTATCTAATTacagagaagataactttacaGCCATAAACATGAAACATAACTGCACACttcgactagctatgctattgcgtatCATGGGCTTCATCGctcttccagcttttttctttcgtttaactaattttgttgatgaaaataaatcacaaatcacTTACCTATTGCTACAAGCACCAAAAAGAGAGCAATTCCATATTTTAAATCTGGAGTGAACTTTCTAGGAAAGAGAACGCAGCTGAGCACCGCATTGAGAATACCTGTAACAATACAGAAACTAGGCTATTATGATGGCACTAGCACACGCCCCATATTATAAATTAGTCTGTAAAACATCAGGTTAAATTACTTCAGTTGAATTGATAACTGTCTGAAGACATGTGAGCAAATGGAGTCAGATACAATTCCCTTTTGCCTCAAGACAACATGTGACCATTTTAAGGAGCGCTTTTGCATCAATAACATCAGAAAATTGCCTTCCACAatgacattcaaataatgtttttaattcTGTTGCGATAAAATTTGTAACATATATGCAATGGTAACCCCAAAACTTGATGTGAGTAGGTCTGATACAAGCTACAAAGAATTGCAATTACAATTAAAACGACAACAGCCAGTCACAGCTCTTTTTAATCACAGTCCACCTCAAAACAAGAACAACCAGTGTTCCAACAACCAAATAACATACAGTACCTGTCAGTGATTGGGAATATATTTTTACGATATTATCGAGCTTTTTAATGACTGTTGCAGTCACAAGGCCAGACATGGCTCCTAACTGCACAGTGGCGAGGAGTAGGGCTGGTAGAAGATTGCCCGCTGCAACAGTAATAACTAAAGCTATGATAGCCATCTCCAAACTAACACAGTTTGCAGTGGTTAAATATTCCCTTTCAGAAACATGTAAAAATGCCTAATGCCTAAAAACattctttttgaaaaaaaataataaaatagaatTTGATAAATAAATTAGGAATTTCAAAACACCAAATCCTATTTTAGATTAACACAGCATTTTCTCTTACTGAAAGCATGAAACCCTGCATAGAAAGCACAACGTTTGACCTAAACGTGAGTAAATACTTACCCATAGCGGGAACAATGGTGCTCTTGCTAGTGGAGGAGGCAGCAGTGCTAGGGTGTGAATTTGAGACACTGCTGCCAGAGTTGTACAACTCCATTGAGTAGAAGACTAGTGAGAATGCAGATGAGTAGAGGTAAAGTTGGAATTGTTGCTCAGAGAATGACCTTTTGTTGTTCTTGAACAAGTACTGAAAAAGAGCGCAGTGAGGAGTGGGTGAAAATAAACTAAGGCAGCGGGCAACCAGGAATATGCGCAGTGGGACAGCTTGATCAGAAATCATAAAATGATCATTTTATATTGGCCAGTCAATCTTTAAGATAATTAGACAATTGAGTTAAATTTTGTTTAACAGTAAATTAAAATTGACTGTAGACTTACTTCAGAGAAAGGGCTAGGAGTCTGCAAAAAGTGAtcatattacaatataaacaCAGCTTTTTGAACCGTCAGCCGTTTAGTAAATCTCAACACATAATTTAAGAAATGTATAgcaaaaatacatgcatataaatatattctttaattatggttttaatttgtatgtctaaaaataacataaaaattaaattgaacaAACAGAAACCAATTCCCTTGCACTTATTACTATTTGAAGCATGAATTCGTAATTGAAAAAGGAGTTATCTCTCCTTGCAAATATGAGACAATGAAAAGACAAATCTTTATGATAAATGAAATATAACAAGTTTTCTTTACCTCCATAAATATAGCAGCTGTCACAGACAAAACAGAGACTGTGGCAGCGATGAAGAAGGCCATTGGAGCAATATAAATGCCTCCTCCATCTCCGCTAATCTTTGTCACTACTATAGCGACGCAGAGGAGTGAGAGGGCAAACCACTGTAGTGCTGTCACGTGTCTTTTAAACAGAATCCTACAGAACAGAAGCGCTCGTGATGATCAACTGGTCAAGGCAGGTGAAATACCGATCATAAGATTACTCTAAGCATCTCAAAATGAAAGATGTGCACACAGGGTTTATAAAGGCTCTACCAAATTCTACCAAAAAAAGCGACAGCCAAGAAAATGCCACAGCCAATCAGAAATGTCTTTTGTATACAAAGGTACAGGCTAAATAGAGGTACATCAAGTCGTCCAGTGCTTGACATAGCAACGAAATTAACTAACATGGAAACAATATCCTAGCCCTACCAGAGATAAGCCACATAACACAGACTTGAAGTGAAGTCGTATAAGCCTGCACATGTTTCACGCCTGTGCAGATAGTATGCTGCAAAAAGGTGGGAGACTAATAAAATATGGCTGCTAAGAAAAACTCACCCATGCTAGAAGCTGTTGAGACTTTAAACCCTGTACAAATGACATACATGCACAGATGAAGTGAATTTTAGCAAAGTTCACCTAGTATATGCTGAGGTTGAGTACCTTGCTACTCCAGAATATCAGTAAACCAAGAACCAAAAGCTAGGAGTCCTTGGCTAATAAGAAACTCGGGGCCTTGGCTGACTTTTACTAGCATCATGTCTAACTTATACCAGGAGCATGGTTTGACTTTGAAGCTCTATGCCATGCATACTACATTGGATAGATGAAAACGCTGatttacacaaaaaacttgttttttttcaCATTAGTGACAATGAAACTGGTGGTGCCAGGGCTAGCGGGGT of the Watersipora subatra chromosome 4, tzWatSuba1.1, whole genome shotgun sequence genome contains:
- the LOC137393517 gene encoding uncharacterized protein isoform X2, with product MVSSVSYALLYRSLAVAVLCYYIFIASTAHCATIRTANNCYNETTQVIVNETKEEWCAVFSSLTCYFTSSCYCNITREVPKTHITTVCEDGGESAPSKEGNKSRKLGDPEVAAIAVISSLIFSIILSLVVFLIQHRQRRNSLKNEGAEVIQLEKGGAGDEAGESVSFLPNDSEKRFIHVQPANKEHNVFEAAGSRPNDDKLVLSLGEGKVTASYYQAASSPSSVTSNTASVRLSQPPVSQGMQPNSVVRDKNNGSDKSPPSVEPREKSEPGEGKLAGGSSSSTSSRTELNIQVETSETHVASSLRLNGSEEHYENSPVTES
- the LOC137393517 gene encoding uncharacterized protein isoform X1; the protein is MVSSVSYALLYRSLAVAVLCYYIFIASTAHCATIRTANNCYNETTQVIVNETKEEWCAVFSSLTCYFTSSCYCNITREVPKTHITTVCEELTLVDGGESAPSKEGNKSRKLGDPEVAAIAVISSLIFSIILSLVVFLIQHRQRRNSLKNEGAEVIQLEKGGAGDEAGESVSFLPNDSEKRFIHVQPANKEHNVFEAAGSRPNDDKLVLSLGEGKVTASYYQAASSPSSVTSNTASVRLSQPPVSQGMQPNSVVRDKNNGSDKSPPSVEPREKSEPGEGKLAGGSSSSTSSRTELNIQVETSETHVASSLRLNGSEEHYENSPVTES
- the LOC137394562 gene encoding uncharacterized protein isoform X1, yielding MANPATKAASEGQGGANALTTPALGTNTDTNCEKGASSDGETMAKQPAASSLDRQVTSRKETIMYVILFILLDLSKMLCSYALKYYNNDEYPVKQTLIVFSTELLKLFLIAVQMINDNSIQNVSLTILFALPSIIYAVNNNLLLYAFHFTTPAVWSILTQSRIIITACVYRILFKRHVTALQWFALSLLCVAIVVTKISGDGGGIYIAPMAFFIAATVSVLSVTAAIFMEYLFKNNKRSFSEQQFQLYLYSSAFSLVFYSMELYNSGSSVSNSHPSTAASSTSKSTIVPAMAGNLLPALLLATVQLGAMSGLVTATVIKKLDNIVKIYSQSLTGILNAVLSCVLFPRKFTPDLKYGIALFLVLVAIGLYERKTLRFTTDSSNNSSDGSSK
- the LOC137394562 gene encoding uncharacterized protein isoform X2 gives rise to the protein MAKQPAASSLDRQVTSRKETIMYVILFILLDLSKMLCSYALKYYNNDEYPVKQTLIVFSTELLKLFLIAVQMINDNSIQNVSLTILFALPSIIYAVNNNLLLYAFHFTTPAVWSILTQSRIIITACVYRILFKRHVTALQWFALSLLCVAIVVTKISGDGGGIYIAPMAFFIAATVSVLSVTAAIFMEYLFKNNKRSFSEQQFQLYLYSSAFSLVFYSMELYNSGSSVSNSHPSTAASSTSKSTIVPAMAGNLLPALLLATVQLGAMSGLVTATVIKKLDNIVKIYSQSLTGILNAVLSCVLFPRKFTPDLKYGIALFLVLVAIGLYERKTLRFTTDSSNNSSDGSSK